The Brassica napus cultivar Da-Ae chromosome C1, Da-Ae, whole genome shotgun sequence DNA segment GTCGGAAGAGGAGTTCGTCTTGGCTATAGTTTGCATGGCGTCGTACGCCCCCGCAAGTTTCCGATCGGGGTGATGAATAGATTTGTGTGTGTTTGGTGGTTTGATGTCTttggatgagatctcgattGGTCGATGACGCTCTCTAAAGACGTAAATCAAGCGATGATGGTGTAGTCTGGGTGAAACCGGTGTGGGTTTCTTTGATCGTGGTTATAGATCCGCAGGTTCCGGTGGACGGTCGGTTGGTTTTCGGCGTCGATTCTCAAGCGGTGAAGACGGTGGAGGTTCCAGCACGTGTCCTCTGTCTTTGTGCGTTTGACACGTTGTTGGGGTTTGACTTGTATtttggatttgagttttaattaCGCCATTGTATGGGCCTCTTTTAGTGTTTGCAGTTGGGCTTGTGTGTTGGACATCCATGCCTTTTTGTTTTTGGGCTTTTATGTTGTAAATTTTATGTTCAATAAAATATTAGAtggcaaaaaataataattattttatattttcttgtacGATTCATGTTTAAGTTCTTTTCTatgtgtttctaaaaaaatgaTCAGTTAATGGCAAGTTTTAAAGTTTCAATTAAATTTATTGTATTACTATTGATTTAATTCACTTTAAATTATAATCGCAAATTActacttttcaatatatgtgaaaatataaaaaagttattaatattatactaaaatagatcTTCGACTATAACCATGATTCTAGATCTTCACTAGATCTGATGTCTAAGAGCATCTGCATCGCGCAGAGACGCGCATCTCTAAAGGAGGGTCCACGATTTTAGAATAAACCGTATACAAATTGTGCACAATAAAAAACGTATGTTGTGTGTTTTTTGCACTGTTCGCGGGTCCACCGACACGTGGCGGTCCGTGATTAGTACGCTTTTTTGCACTGTTCCAGGTCCACGGACACTGTTCGCGGATCCACCTACACGTGGCGGCCACCgaaaaaaaagactttaaatTGTACAAGTTGTACTTGGACGCGGTGGTCCAGTTAAACAAATCCAACGGTTGTAGTCAGCTTTCTTTCATAGATCTAACTTAAACCGTCAGATATCTAGATCTCATCTCCTCTGTGTAAATGAGTGTAGATGAAATTACGATCACCTCACTCCTTTCTCTGCTTCGTATATATAAAGCTTCGACCCTCTTCCTTCACCTTCGTACTACTACCAACTCTCTCATTCTCCCCTCGTTAGGTAACGTTCTTACTATTCTACTTCACTATATCTCTCTTGAGTTCTTGATTTCGATTCTAAAtagtgataattttttttttttgaatcagaCGGAAAAAAATGGAATCATTTTTGTTCACCTCCGAGTCAGTCAACGAGGGACACCCCGACAAGCTCTGCGACCAGATCTCCGACGCGATCCTCGACGCATGTCTCGAGCAAGACCCGGAAAGCAAAGTCGCTTGCGAGACGTGCACAAAAACCAACATGGTCATGGTCTTCGGCGAGATCACAACCAAGGCTAACGTCGACTACGAAAAAATCGTCCGCAAGACTTGCCGCGAGATCGGTTTCGTTTCCGCCGACGTCGGCCTAGACGCCGATAACTGCAAGGTCCTCGTCAACATCGAGCAGCAGAGCCCCGACATCGCGCAAGGCGTCCACGGTCACCTCACCAAGAAACCCGAGGAGGTCGGAGCTGGTGATCAAGGTCACATGTTCGGTTACGCCACGGACGAGACTCCTGAGCTTATGCCTTTAAGCCATGTCCTCGCTACCAAGCTTGGAGCGAAGCTTACTGAGGTTCGTAAGAACGGGACTTGCGCGTGGTTGAGACCAGACGGTAAGACGCAAGTCACCGTTGAGTATTTGAACGAGGGCGGAGCTATGGTCCCTGTCCGCGTCCACACTGTTTTGATCTCGACGCAGCACGACGAGACCGTGACTAACGATGAGATCGCGGCTGATCTCAAGGAGCATGTGATTACTCCGGTGATCCCGGAGAAGTACCTTGACGATAACACCATCTTCCATCTCAACCCGTCTGGTCGTTTTGTGATCGGTGGTCCCCACGGTGACGCTGGACTTACCGGGCGTAAGATCATTATCGACACTTACGGTGGTTGGGGTGCGCACGGAGGTGGTGCTTTCTCTGGAAAGGACCCGACCAAGGTGGACAGGAGTGGAGCCTACATTGTGAGACAAGCTGCTAAGAGCATTGTGGCGAGTGGGCTCGCGAGGAGGTGTATTGTGCAAGTTTCGTACGCCATTGGTGTCCCTGAGCCCTTGTCTGTGTTCGTGGACAGCTATGGAACCGGGAAGATTCCAGATAAGGA contains these protein-coding regions:
- the LOC106429018 gene encoding S-adenosylmethionine synthase 2-like, whose amino-acid sequence is MESFLFTSESVNEGHPDKLCDQISDAILDACLEQDPESKVACETCTKTNMVMVFGEITTKANVDYEKIVRKTCREIGFVSADVGLDADNCKVLVNIEQQSPDIAQGVHGHLTKKPEEVGAGDQGHMFGYATDETPELMPLSHVLATKLGAKLTEVRKNGTCAWLRPDGKTQVTVEYLNEGGAMVPVRVHTVLISTQHDETVTNDEIAADLKEHVITPVIPEKYLDDNTIFHLNPSGRFVIGGPHGDAGLTGRKIIIDTYGGWGAHGGGAFSGKDPTKVDRSGAYIVRQAAKSIVASGLARRCIVQVSYAIGVPEPLSVFVDSYGTGKIPDKEILEIVKESFDFRPGMISINLDLKRGGNGRFLKTAAYGHFGRDDADFTWEVVKPLKSNKVQA